The following are from one region of the Halarcobacter sp. genome:
- a CDS encoding gamma-glutamyltransferase family protein — protein MNNLPLTQVSNNGMVVSPHHKASDAGLEILKQGGNAIEATIAVASSLAVHYPHMTGIGGDAFWLIYDPKEGVSFIEASGYSGFDVNMSQYKGIETIPFRGRLAANSVAGAVSAWDLAYKKSIKDWNGKLSTSKLVEEAVTSAKNGIVVTESLSQTLEEKKDELIVDPYFADIYYPNSNVPQKGEKLVQEKLGKTLETLGQNGYDDFYRGSLSENIANDLKQRDALLSKKDLSEHNASWNKALEMKTSNAKLFNASAPTQGVASLMILGLFDRWVEKLPQKDSTNHVHLLVEATKIAFKHRDKMNTAASPEELQAWLEPEYLDKLSEDIDLEKAMPWGENAAPGDTTWFGVVDSEGRVVSAIQSIYHEFGSGLTLPKTGIVWQNRGCSFALNSTHIQALEPHKKPFHTLNPAIALFDDGRVMAYGTMGGDGQPQTQAAVFSRYAYYEEDLQTCINNPRWLLGRTWGNSSQSLKLESRFDEKLINELKEKGHDVEILGELDSAVGHAGALVYDTSKTIKGAFDPRSDGKASSF, from the coding sequence ATGAATAACTTACCTTTAACACAAGTTTCAAATAATGGGATGGTGGTTTCACCACACCATAAAGCATCAGATGCTGGACTTGAAATTTTAAAACAAGGGGGAAATGCAATTGAAGCTACAATTGCAGTTGCCTCATCTTTAGCAGTTCACTACCCACATATGACTGGGATTGGTGGAGATGCTTTTTGGTTAATATATGACCCTAAAGAGGGTGTTAGTTTTATTGAAGCGTCTGGATACTCAGGTTTTGATGTAAATATGAGTCAATATAAAGGGATAGAGACAATCCCTTTTAGAGGAAGGTTAGCTGCAAATAGTGTGGCTGGTGCTGTTTCAGCATGGGACTTAGCATACAAAAAAAGTATAAAAGATTGGAATGGAAAACTTTCAACTTCAAAACTTGTAGAAGAAGCAGTTACTTCTGCTAAAAATGGTATTGTAGTTACTGAATCTTTATCTCAAACACTTGAAGAGAAAAAAGATGAGTTAATAGTAGACCCATATTTTGCTGATATCTATTATCCAAATTCGAATGTACCACAAAAAGGTGAAAAGCTTGTTCAAGAAAAACTTGGAAAAACTTTAGAAACACTAGGTCAAAATGGATATGACGATTTTTATAGAGGAAGTTTATCAGAAAATATTGCAAATGATTTAAAGCAAAGAGATGCTTTATTATCAAAAAAAGATTTAAGTGAGCATAATGCTTCTTGGAATAAAGCTTTAGAGATGAAAACAAGCAATGCAAAACTTTTTAATGCTTCAGCTCCAACTCAAGGTGTTGCTTCACTTATGATTTTAGGTTTATTTGATAGATGGGTAGAAAAACTGCCACAAAAAGATTCAACAAATCATGTACATCTATTAGTAGAAGCAACAAAAATTGCTTTTAAACATAGAGATAAAATGAATACAGCAGCAAGTCCTGAAGAGTTACAAGCTTGGCTTGAACCTGAATATCTTGATAAATTAAGTGAAGATATTGATTTAGAAAAAGCAATGCCTTGGGGAGAAAATGCAGCTCCTGGTGATACAACTTGGTTTGGAGTTGTAGATAGTGAAGGTAGAGTTGTAAGTGCTATTCAAAGTATTTACCACGAATTTGGAAGTGGATTAACTCTTCCTAAAACTGGTATTGTTTGGCAAAATAGAGGTTGTAGCTTTGCTCTTAATTCAACTCATATTCAAGCTTTAGAGCCACATAAAAAGCCATTTCATACATTGAACCCTGCAATTGCATTGTTTGATGATGGAAGAGTAATGGCTTATGGAACTATGGGTGGAGATGGACAACCTCAAACTCAAGCAGCAGTATTCTCAAGATATGCTTATTATGAAGAGGATTTGCAAACATGTATAAACAATCCAAGATGGCTACTAGGAAGAACTTGGGGTAACTCATCTCAAAGTTTAAAACTTGAATCTAGATTTGATGAGAAGTTAATAAATGAACTAAAAGAAAAAGGTCATGATGTTGAGATTTTAGGTGAACTAGATTCTGCTGTTGGACATGCAGGGGCTTTAGTTTATGATACATCTAAAACAATTAAAGGGGCATTTGACCCAAGAAGTGATGGTAAAGCATCAAGTTTTTAA
- a CDS encoding TRAP transporter large permease subunit — MDPQILAIMMVVSLFALILLGVPVAFAIAGAGLLFGVIGVDLNLFNLLPSRIFGVLTNYTLLAIPLFVFMGILLEKSRLAEKMLDVLGLLSGKKPGGMAIAIIVVGILMGASTGIVGATVVTLTMIALPTLLKRNYSHSVSCGTICASGTLGQILPPSLVLILLADISGEAIGPLFAAALMPGLLLATCYIVYIILLSKFAPHHVPPIDEEERGQYSKKELWIEFFKSVAPPFLLIFAVLGSIIGGLAAPTEAASMGAIGALLIVFLSKRLSLEILKETLYETMKVTGMIMFVLIASQVFGLSFRGLDGDYLVEDLFAAIPGGMWGAILFMMVVLFVLGFFLEWIEISYIVLPLVLPIFHALDVDMIWLGILVALNLQSSFLTPPFGWSLFFLKGVAPKEIKTMEIYKGVLPFIVIQVIVIALVMIFPEIALWLPKAIGWM, encoded by the coding sequence ATGGATCCACAAATATTAGCAATTATGATGGTTGTCTCTCTTTTTGCATTAATTTTATTAGGAGTTCCTGTTGCTTTTGCAATTGCAGGTGCTGGTTTACTTTTTGGGGTTATTGGAGTTGATTTAAATCTATTTAATCTTTTACCTTCAAGAATTTTTGGTGTATTAACAAACTATACATTATTGGCTATTCCTCTTTTTGTTTTTATGGGTATTTTACTGGAAAAATCCCGTTTAGCAGAAAAGATGCTTGATGTTTTAGGCTTATTATCAGGGAAAAAACCTGGTGGGATGGCAATTGCAATTATTGTAGTTGGTATATTAATGGGTGCTTCAACAGGTATTGTTGGTGCTACAGTTGTTACCTTAACAATGATTGCTTTACCAACACTATTAAAAAGAAATTATAGTCATAGTGTATCTTGTGGTACTATTTGCGCATCTGGAACATTAGGACAAATATTACCTCCTAGTTTAGTTTTAATTTTATTAGCTGATATTAGTGGAGAAGCTATAGGACCTTTATTTGCTGCTGCATTAATGCCGGGATTATTATTAGCTACTTGTTATATTGTTTATATAATTTTATTAAGTAAATTTGCACCCCATCATGTGCCTCCAATTGATGAAGAGGAAAGAGGACAATACTCTAAAAAAGAGTTATGGATAGAATTTTTTAAATCAGTTGCACCACCTTTTTTACTAATCTTTGCGGTATTAGGTTCAATCATTGGTGGACTTGCAGCTCCTACTGAGGCTGCTTCAATGGGAGCAATAGGTGCACTTTTAATAGTTTTTTTAAGTAAAAGACTAAGTTTAGAAATTTTGAAAGAAACTTTATATGAAACTATGAAAGTGACTGGTATGATTATGTTCGTTTTAATTGCTTCTCAAGTTTTTGGATTAAGCTTTAGGGGATTAGACGGGGATTATTTAGTTGAAGATTTATTTGCAGCAATACCTGGTGGTATGTGGGGTGCAATATTATTTATGATGGTTGTATTATTTGTTTTAGGTTTTTTCTTAGAATGGATAGAGATCTCATATATAGTTTTACCTCTTGTTTTACCAATATTTCATGCTTTAGATGTGGATATGATTTGGCTAGGAATTTTAGTTGCTTTAAACTTACAATCCTCATTTTTAACCCCACCTTTTGGATGGTCACTATTTTTCCTAAAAGGTGTAGCGCCAAAAGAGATTAAAACAATGGAAATTTACAAAGGGGTATTACCATTTATTGTGATTCAAGTTATAGTAATTGCACTTGTGATGATATTCCCAGAAATAGCACTTTGGTTACCCAAAGCAATAGGATGGATGTAA
- a CDS encoding sulfite exporter TauE/SafE family protein, with protein MNELLVLVPILLASGVVAGLLAGLLGVGGGIVIVPMLYHIFIYMNIDISIAMPLSIGTSLSTIVVTSIISARSHHKKGGIDWDLSKKWIPFVILGVLIGAFSSKFIDGTNLKFMFGILLLLVSLNMIISSFKSLVIAESLPGRFGQSIFATLLGGFASLLGIGGGTLMVPLLSLFSFPIHRAVSTASLFGLIISVPATIGYIIVGWNVENLPLASTGYVNWLAFIVLVPMTMFFAPYGVKLAYKLNVKQLKLAFAIFLLCVGIKMVLV; from the coding sequence ATGAATGAATTATTAGTTTTAGTTCCAATTTTACTTGCAAGTGGGGTAGTTGCTGGTTTGCTTGCAGGATTACTTGGTGTTGGTGGAGGAATTGTGATTGTTCCTATGCTTTATCATATTTTTATTTATATGAATATTGATATCTCAATTGCTATGCCATTATCTATTGGAACATCTTTATCAACTATTGTTGTAACTTCAATAATATCAGCTAGATCTCACCATAAAAAAGGTGGGATTGATTGGGATTTATCTAAAAAATGGATTCCATTTGTGATTCTTGGAGTTTTAATTGGAGCATTTTCATCTAAATTTATAGATGGAACAAATTTAAAATTTATGTTTGGTATTCTACTTTTACTTGTATCTCTTAATATGATTATTAGTAGTTTTAAAAGTCTAGTAATAGCAGAATCTCTTCCAGGAAGATTTGGGCAATCTATTTTTGCTACACTTCTTGGTGGCTTTGCTTCTTTACTAGGAATTGGTGGGGGAACTTTGATGGTTCCTTTATTATCTTTATTCTCTTTTCCAATTCATAGAGCTGTTAGTACAGCTTCATTGTTTGGTTTGATTATTAGTGTGCCTGCAACTATTGGATATATTATTGTGGGATGGAATGTAGAAAACCTACCATTAGCCTCTACAGGTTATGTTAATTGGTTAGCATTTATAGTACTAGTTCCAATGACAATGTTTTTCGCACCATATGGTGTAAAACTAGCATATAAATTAAATGTAAAACAGTTAAAACTTGCTTTTGCTATATTCTTATTATGTGTTGGGATCAAAATGGTTTTAGTTTAA
- a CDS encoding type II toxin-antitoxin system RelE/ParE family toxin: MSYNLEFNQKALKEWNKLNSTIKEQFKKKLKERLENPRIPKDKLSGFENVYKIKLKTIGYRLAYEVKDEQVVVLVLTVGRRENNEVYKNLKK; encoded by the coding sequence ATGAGTTATAACCTAGAGTTTAACCAAAAAGCTTTAAAAGAGTGGAATAAACTAAATAGTACTATAAAAGAACAGTTTAAAAAGAAACTAAAAGAGAGACTTGAAAATCCAAGAATTCCAAAGGATAAGTTAAGTGGTTTTGAAAATGTTTATAAAATCAAATTAAAAACTATTGGTTATAGACTAGCTTATGAAGTAAAAGATGAACAGGTCGTTGTTTTAGTTCTAACTGTTGGTAGAAGAGAAAACAACGAAGTTTATAAAAATTTAAAAAAATAA
- the urtE gene encoding urea ABC transporter ATP-binding subunit UrtE — protein sequence MINIKNLNQFYGQSHTLWDLNLEIEPAKCTCLMGRNGVGKTTLAKAIMGLLPIKSGQIIYEDKDISKLGSEKRAGLGIGYVPQGREIFSQLTVKENLEIGLLGNRNGLKQVPEKIYELFPVLKDMLKRKGGDLSGGQQQQLAIGRALCLEPKLLILDEPSEGIQPNIVQQIGGVIDYLTKEEKITVILVEQKLPFARRHGDDFYLLDRGNVVAKGEIEHLSDEIVEQYLSV from the coding sequence ATGATAAATATAAAGAATTTAAACCAATTTTATGGACAAAGTCATACTCTTTGGGATTTAAACTTAGAGATTGAACCTGCGAAATGTACTTGTCTTATGGGAAGAAATGGAGTTGGTAAAACAACTTTAGCAAAAGCTATTATGGGATTACTTCCTATTAAAAGTGGTCAAATTATTTATGAAGACAAAGATATTAGTAAATTAGGAAGTGAAAAAAGAGCAGGACTTGGTATAGGTTATGTTCCACAAGGAAGAGAGATATTCTCACAACTAACTGTTAAAGAGAATTTAGAAATTGGATTATTAGGAAACAGAAATGGCTTAAAACAAGTTCCTGAAAAGATATATGAGCTATTTCCAGTTTTAAAAGATATGTTAAAAAGAAAAGGTGGAGACCTTAGTGGAGGACAACAACAACAATTAGCAATAGGAAGAGCTCTTTGTTTAGAACCAAAACTTTTAATCCTAGATGAGCCAAGTGAAGGTATTCAGCCAAATATAGTTCAACAAATTGGAGGAGTTATTGATTACCTTACAAAAGAGGAAAAGATAACTGTTATTTTAGTTGAACAAAAACTACCATTTGCAAGAAGACATGGAGATGATTTTTATCTACTAGATAGAGGAAATGTTGTTGCAAAAGGTGAGATAGAACACTTAAGTGATGAGATAGTAGAACAATATCTATCAGTATAA
- the urtD gene encoding urea ABC transporter ATP-binding protein UrtD, producing MLLLKHDNEQNVGDLKKGDRILYLDDVTVSFDGFKALNSLSLSIEYEELRCIIGANGAGKSTMMDVITGKTKPDKGDVIFGQAANLLEMDEPTIAEIGIGRKFQKPTVFEGHSIFENLELAMKDDKRFFKTLFAKLSGEQKDKIEETMELIGLKEHYNNPASILSHGQKQWLEIGMLLMQSPKLLLVDEPVAGMTPGEVEKTGQILTELSKNHSVVVVEHDMEFIRSIAKKVTVLHEGSVLAEGSMKDVQNNEKVRKVYLGE from the coding sequence ATGCTACTGCTTAAACATGATAATGAACAAAATGTAGGTGATTTAAAAAAAGGTGATAGAATCCTTTATTTAGATGATGTTACAGTTAGTTTTGATGGATTTAAAGCTTTAAACTCTTTATCTTTATCAATAGAATATGAAGAATTAAGATGTATCATTGGGGCAAATGGTGCAGGAAAATCTACTATGATGGATGTAATTACAGGAAAAACAAAACCAGATAAAGGGGATGTTATTTTTGGACAAGCAGCAAATCTATTAGAAATGGATGAGCCAACAATTGCCGAAATTGGTATTGGAAGAAAGTTTCAAAAACCAACAGTATTTGAAGGTCACTCAATTTTTGAAAACCTTGAACTTGCTATGAAAGATGATAAAAGATTTTTCAAAACTTTATTTGCAAAACTTAGTGGAGAGCAAAAAGATAAAATAGAAGAGACTATGGAACTAATTGGTCTAAAAGAGCACTATAACAATCCAGCTTCTATCCTTTCACATGGACAAAAACAGTGGCTTGAAATAGGAATGCTTCTTATGCAAAGTCCAAAGCTTTTATTAGTTGATGAACCAGTTGCTGGTATGACTCCAGGTGAAGTTGAAAAAACAGGTCAAATCTTAACTGAGCTTTCAAAAAATCATTCTGTTGTGGTTGTTGAACATGATATGGAGTTTATTAGAAGTATTGCAAAAAAGGTTACAGTACTTCATGAGGGTTCTGTTTTGGCAGAGGGTTCTATGAAAGATGTTCAGAACAATGAGAAAGTTAGAAAAGTATATCTAGGAGAGTAA
- the urtC gene encoding urea ABC transporter permease subunit UrtC, which translates to MKRKPIFLQILENDKGGKIVLGILALVVIYVAFANLLLPQDSALYVSTYTVTLLGKYLAFALLALALDLVWGYIGILSLGHGAFFALGGYAMGMYLMRQIGDRGVYGNPELPDFMVFMNLKELPWFWYGFDNPIFTLIMIMFVPGLLAFVFGYLAFRSRVTGVYLSIITQAMTYALMLAFFRNDMGFGGNNGLTDFKDILGFDLQADSTRIVLLIISFLALFAGYLIARFIINSRLGRVCIAIRDAESRTRFIGYKVEQYKLFIFIVSAAMAGVAGALYVPQVGIINPNVFSPLFSIELVIWVAIGGRGTLYGAIVGAFIVNYASTYFTSALPEVWLYALGGLFVVVTLFLPKGVVGLISKLNLRKDKKELSNATA; encoded by the coding sequence ATGAAACGAAAACCAATATTTTTACAAATTTTAGAAAATGATAAAGGTGGTAAAATAGTATTAGGAATACTTGCATTAGTAGTTATTTATGTTGCTTTTGCAAACCTTCTTTTACCACAAGATTCGGCACTTTATGTTTCAACATATACAGTTACTCTTCTTGGTAAATATTTAGCTTTTGCTCTTTTAGCACTTGCTCTTGATTTAGTTTGGGGATATATAGGAATACTTAGTCTTGGTCATGGTGCATTTTTTGCCCTTGGTGGATATGCAATGGGTATGTATCTTATGAGACAAATAGGTGATAGAGGTGTTTATGGAAATCCTGAATTACCTGACTTTATGGTATTTATGAACCTTAAAGAGTTACCTTGGTTTTGGTATGGTTTTGATAATCCTATTTTTACACTTATTATGATTATGTTTGTTCCTGGATTATTAGCTTTTGTATTTGGATACTTAGCATTTAGATCAAGAGTTACAGGAGTTTATTTATCAATCATCACTCAAGCTATGACTTATGCTCTTATGTTAGCATTTTTTAGAAATGACATGGGATTTGGTGGAAACAATGGACTTACAGACTTTAAAGATATTTTAGGTTTCGATTTACAAGCTGATAGTACAAGAATAGTTTTACTTATAATCTCTTTCCTTGCTCTTTTTGCAGGGTATTTAATAGCAAGATTTATTATAAACTCAAGACTAGGACGTGTTTGTATAGCTATTAGGGATGCCGAGAGTAGAACAAGATTTATAGGATATAAAGTTGAGCAATATAAACTTTTTATTTTTATAGTAAGTGCCGCTATGGCTGGTGTTGCTGGGGCTTTATATGTACCACAAGTGGGAATTATAAATCCAAATGTATTCTCACCATTATTTTCAATCGAACTTGTTATCTGGGTTGCAATCGGTGGAAGAGGAACTTTATATGGTGCAATAGTTGGAGCATTTATCGTAAATTATGCAAGTACATATTTTACCTCTGCTCTTCCAGAAGTTTGGTTATATGCTTTAGGTGGTTTATTTGTTGTAGTAACTCTATTCTTACCAAAAGGTGTAGTTGGACTTATTTCAAAATTAAATTTGAGAAAAGATAAAAAGGAGCTTTCTAATGCTACTGCTTAA
- a CDS encoding TRAP transporter substrate-binding protein DctP — protein sequence MTKNRRDFIKKTGLAGIGAAVAIPSIASADSKKTFRWKMTNCYGAGAPFYSTGPGSAEYFCKRIEELSDGRLRIKHYPAGELIPAMEGFDAVSKGTIQMNWGNSFFWAGKTFAAQYFTAVPFGMNFQGTNAWLQFGGGQELWDEVYKPFNVIGLAAGNTGVQMTGWFKKEINSVKDLDGLRMRVPGLAGKVLEQLGVGVKLLPGGEIFPALERGVIDAAEFVGPFQDRRMGLHKAAKFYYTTGWGEPSNTTECLINKDAWATLPKDLQAIVKTVAAECNLMGLSWSEANNSEALEDLVKNEGVQAKTLPDSVIEKLKEVTFATYDKLTAKDPLVKKVHDSYFAFKAMHDDWQNKSEEVVMTKLSS from the coding sequence ATGACTAAAAATAGAAGAGATTTCATTAAAAAAACAGGTTTAGCTGGAATTGGTGCAGCAGTAGCAATACCTTCAATTGCAAGTGCAGACTCAAAAAAAACATTTAGATGGAAAATGACAAACTGCTATGGTGCAGGTGCTCCATTTTATTCAACAGGACCTGGAAGTGCTGAATACTTTTGTAAAAGAATAGAAGAGTTATCTGATGGTAGATTAAGAATTAAACATTATCCAGCGGGTGAACTTATTCCTGCTATGGAAGGTTTTGATGCAGTTTCAAAAGGAACTATTCAAATGAACTGGGGTAACTCATTTTTCTGGGCAGGTAAAACATTTGCAGCTCAATACTTTACAGCAGTACCTTTTGGTATGAACTTCCAAGGAACAAATGCTTGGTTACAATTTGGTGGAGGACAAGAGCTTTGGGATGAAGTTTATAAACCATTTAATGTAATAGGATTAGCAGCTGGTAATACTGGTGTTCAAATGACAGGTTGGTTCAAAAAAGAGATTAATTCTGTAAAAGATTTAGATGGTCTTAGAATGAGAGTTCCAGGGCTTGCAGGTAAAGTTTTAGAGCAACTTGGTGTTGGAGTTAAACTTCTTCCAGGTGGTGAAATTTTCCCAGCATTAGAAAGAGGTGTAATTGATGCAGCAGAATTTGTTGGTCCTTTCCAAGATAGAAGAATGGGATTACATAAAGCAGCTAAATTCTACTATACAACAGGTTGGGGAGAACCAAGTAATACAACTGAATGTTTAATAAACAAAGATGCTTGGGCGACATTACCAAAAGATTTACAAGCAATCGTAAAAACAGTTGCGGCAGAGTGTAATCTTATGGGATTATCTTGGTCTGAAGCAAATAACTCAGAAGCTTTAGAAGACTTAGTTAAAAATGAAGGGGTACAAGCTAAAACTTTACCAGATTCTGTTATTGAAAAATTAAAAGAAGTGACTTTTGCTACATATGACAAATTAACAGCAAAAGATCCATTAGTAAAAAAAGTTCACGACAGCTACTTTGCTTTTAAAGCAATGCACGATGATTGGCAAAATAAAAGTGAAGAAGTAGTGATGACTAAGTTGTCATCATGA
- a CDS encoding TRAP transporter small permease subunit — translation MILSISNRLDAFIERTGQITSWLIFILVLMVSGDVLFRYFFHISSIAEQELQWHILAAIAMFGSAFTFQQGEHVRVDLFYHHYSEKVKLYMDVLIPLLIIIPFSLFIIYLSSEYVMQSYHTGEVSPDPGGLPYRYLVKSLIPIGFTLILIQGLAVLLKAVSKIKEEK, via the coding sequence ATGATATTAAGTATTTCAAATAGACTTGATGCGTTCATAGAACGCACTGGTCAAATAACTTCATGGTTGATTTTTATTCTGGTTTTAATGGTTTCAGGTGATGTTCTTTTTAGGTATTTCTTTCATATAAGTTCAATTGCAGAACAAGAGTTACAATGGCATATATTAGCAGCAATCGCAATGTTTGGTTCAGCATTTACTTTTCAACAAGGTGAGCACGTAAGAGTGGATCTTTTTTATCATCATTATAGTGAAAAAGTAAAACTATATATGGATGTTTTAATTCCTTTATTAATAATCATTCCATTTTCGTTATTTATAATATATTTATCAAGTGAATATGTAATGCAATCATATCACACAGGGGAAGTCTCTCCAGACCCAGGAGGTTTACCTTATAGATATTTGGTTAAATCTTTAATACCAATTGGATTTACACTTATCTTAATACAAGGGTTGGCAGTTTTATTAAAAGCTGTATCTAAAATAAAAGAGGAAAAATAA
- a CDS encoding type II toxin-antitoxin system prevent-host-death family antitoxin, giving the protein MNTILANYTASITELKKSPTELLKNAGDEAIAILNHNSPSAYLIPSETYEKLMEIVEEYHLSKKVEERLSDIEKPIKVNIDEL; this is encoded by the coding sequence ATGAATACAATATTAGCAAACTATACAGCAAGTATTACAGAACTTAAAAAATCTCCAACAGAATTACTAAAAAATGCAGGAGATGAAGCAATAGCTATTTTAAATCATAACAGCCCAAGTGCATACTTAATTCCATCAGAAACATATGAAAAACTTATGGAGATAGTAGAAGAATATCACTTATCTAAAAAAGTAGAAGAAAGATTATCTGATATAGAAAAACCTATCAAAGTTAATATTGATGAGTTATAA